The following coding sequences lie in one Arachis hypogaea cultivar Tifrunner chromosome 4, arahy.Tifrunner.gnm2.J5K5, whole genome shotgun sequence genomic window:
- the LOC112797246 gene encoding uncharacterized protein, translated as MLSKLRFLNHFVHKNLSTRTTAFSGFYRFSNSGAFCTVADSTTQPTPESYELPDWVKFSDNPTSPNGDYDEDFVIPSLAPWVDGHLLHPTPKFVITPTSQPNNLEEVEAITTLLKEKHPSPEKVAEALAQLSGFKVSKGLVEQILKRFSNDWVSAFGFFLWAKVQTGYEHSPQLYNFMVDILAKSKNFDLMWELVEEMAHLQQGYVTSDTLVKVMRRLAKAGKHEYAIEVFRRMGKFGVKQDTAMLNALMDALVKGNSVEHAHDALLEFKGSVPLNSHSFNVLIHGWCKVRKFEWAKKAMEDMKEHGFHPDAFSYTTFVESYCREKDFRKVDRVMEEMRKNGCTPNAVTYTIVMLALGKAGQLKEALELYEKMKVDGGVPDTAFYSSLIFILGKAGRIKDARDVFEDMPKQGVVRDVMTYNTMISIACTHQREETALRLLKEMEDSTCKPDLETYHPLLKMCCRKKRMKVLRFLLDHMLRNDLSPEVGTYTLLVHGMCRSGKLESACSFFEEMVLQGLTPQEVTRKLLLGELESKNMIKEKQHIEDLMARVQRNNLVTS; from the coding sequence ATGCTCTCCAAACTACGATTCCTGAACCACTTCGTCCACAAGAATCTTTCTACACGAACCACCGCTTTCAGTGGCTTCTACCGCTTCTCCAACAGCGGCGCTTTCTGCACCGTGGCTGATTCAACCACACAGCCAACCCCCGAGTCGTACGAACTCCCTGATTGGGTCAAATTCTCTGACAACCCAACCTCTCCCAATGGCGACTATGACGAAGACTTTGTTATCCCTTCACTTGCTCCTTGGGTCGACGGCCACCTCCTTCATCCCACTCCCAAATTTGTCATCACCCCAACTTCCCAGCCAAACAACCTTGAAGAGGTCGAAGCAATCACCACCCTTCTAAAGGAAAAGCACCCATCTCCTGAGAAAGTTGCTGAAGCACTTGCTCAACTGAGTGGTTTTAAGGTTTCAAAAGGTTTGGTTGAACAGATTCTGAAGAGATTCAGTAATGATTGGGTCTCGGCTTTTGGGTTTTTCTTATGGGCTAAAGTTCAAACAGGTTATGAGCATTCTCCTCAACTATACAATTTCATGGTCGATATCCTGGCAAAGTCAAAGAATTTCGATCTCATGTGGGAGTTAGTGGAGGAAATGGCTCATCTTCAACAAGGGTATGTTACCTCGGACACATTGGTTAAGGTTATGAGGAGGCTTGCAAAGGCTGGCAAGCATGAATATGCCATTGAAGTGTTTCGCAGAATGgggaagtttggtgtcaaacagGACACAGCAATGTTGAATGCTCTCATGGACGCATTGGTGAAAGGGAATAGTGTTGAGCATGCCCATGATGCTCTTTTGGAGTTCAAGGGTTCGGTTCCCTTGAATTCCCATTCTTTCAATGTTTTGATACATGGGTGGTGCAAAGTTAGGAAATTTGAATGGGCCAAGAAAGCAATGGAGGACATGAAGGAACATGGGTTTCACCCCGATGCGTTCTCATACACTACTTTCGTCGAATCATATTGCCGCGAGAAGGATTTTCGCAAAGTGGACCGAGTTATGGAGGAGATGAGGAAAAATGGTTGCACCCCTAATGCTGTGACTTACACAATTGTGATGCTTGCTCTTGGGAAGGCAGGGCAGCTCAAAGAAGCTTTGGAGTTGTATGAGAAGATGAAGGTTGATGGGGGTGTGCCTGACACTGCATTTTATAGCTCCTTGATATTCATTCTTGGCAAAGCTGGTAGGATTAAAGATGCTCGTGATGTGTTTGAGGATATGCCAAAGCAAGGTGTTGTGAGGGATGTGATGACTTACAATACTATGATTAGTATTGCTTGTACTCACCAGAGGGAAGAGACTGCCCTGAGGTTGCTCAAGGAGATGGAAGATAGCACATGTAAGCCTGACCTTGAGACATATCATCCATTGTTGAAGATGTGCTGCAGGAAGAAGAGGATGAAGGTGCTCAGGTTTCTGTTGGATCACATGTTGAGAAATGATTTAAGCCCTGAAGTGGGAACTTACACGCTTTTGGTGCATGGTATGTGTAGAAGCGGAAAGCTTGAGAGCGCTTGCTCATTCTTTGAGGAGATGGTGTTGCAGGGATTAACCCCACAGGAAGTCACGCGGAAGCTCCTGCTGGGAGAACTCGAGTCCAAGAACATGATCAAAGAGAAACAACACATCGAGGATTTGATGGCACGGGTCCAACGCAATAATCTCGTTACTAGTTAG
- the LOC112797245 gene encoding uncharacterized protein produces the protein MNPMMRNSYNSSNVRESLLGSLNHHRRGQSLNGYGMASNNNNNNNEDNLDLFSRNRRTLSVTSSDDSSDVSVKLGRLSLGGAAPKPSRNGIDDLLSSTEVGKHDYDWLLTPPGTPVFPSSEGEPQPTTVPPRRSLTRSTSTTKASRLSVSQSENNNHSRPARSSSVTRPSVSNSHSQYSTYSSNRSTSILNTSSASVSSYIRPSSRPSSPVTRSSSAARPSTPSSRPAASSRPSTPSRVRSVSNNPTASSSSADRQRTSTQSSRSSTPSSRPHISTNLHSPSAPTPTRSLSRPSTPTRRNSMPSLSPSPSPTSSYLTSSSRVSLSGRNSAPSSRPSSPSPRVRQPPQPIVPPDFPLDTPPNLRTTLPDRPVSAGRSRPSSVTMKGNSSEPQASAPVSRRHSSPIVSRGRSTEPAARTRSYGSTNGHHADVPEPRKVQHPPEVVARRSVRASTTTATDNSGFGRTISKKSLDMAIKHMDIRNGAGNHRSLSNTTLFPQSIRPSSTPKSHRVSSALASVNMNGTTLHTNGVSNLDIGNDVNRIHMVRGREVDERLSSSKLSSEVDIYESSRYDALLLKEDLKNTNWLHSADDKCDQGPIFDNGFEHLPEPFGLL, from the exons ATGAATCCAATGATGAGGAATAGTTATAATAGTAGTAATGTGAGAGAGTCTCTTTTGGGGTCATTGAATCACCACCGCAGAGGACAAAGCTTGAATGGTTATGGAATGGcttccaacaacaacaacaacaacaatgaagataacttggatctcttctccaGGAACAGACGTACCCTCTCTGTGACTTCCTCTGATGATTCCTCCGATG TTTCAGTGAAACTGGGGAGGCTCTCACTTGGAGGAGCAGCACCAAAACCTTCAAGAAATGGGATTGATGATCTATTGTCTTCCACAGAAGTAGGAAAGCATGATTATGACTG GCTTCTCACTCCCCCCGGCACACCAGTTTTTCCATCATCAGAAGGCGAGCCCCAACCAACCACGGTGCCTCCAAGAAGAAGTTTGACTAGATCAACTTCTACCACAAAGGCCTCAAGG CTCTCAGTCTCACAATCTGAGAACAATAATCACTCTAGACCAGCAAGAAGCAGTTCGGTGACACGCCCTTCGGTCTCAAACTCACACTCACAATACAGCACCTATTCCTCTAACAGATCCACCTCAATTCTCAACACAAGCTCTGCCTCAGTTTCGTCATACATCCGACCATCCTCCCGACCATCCTCCCCTGTAACTCGCTCCTCGTCCGCAGCTAGGCCTTCTACTCCTTCCTCACGCCCGGCAGCGTCTTCTAGGCCTTCAACTCCCTCCAGAGTGCGCTCGGTTTCTAACAACCCCACAGCCTCCTCCTCCTCTGCTGACAGACAAAGAACATCAACACAAAGCTCAAGGTCATCAACACCAAGTTCTAGGCCTCATATTTCTACAAATTTGCATTCTCCATCGGCCCCTACGCCAACTCGATCACTATCCAGGCCTTCTACCCCTACTAGAAGGAACTCAATGCCATCTCTGTCTCCATCCCCTTCTCCTACATCATCTTATCTAACTTCATCCTCACGTGTTTCACTTAGTGGAAGAAACTCAGCTCCATCTTCAAGGCCAAGTTCGCCGAGTCCAAGAGTAAGGCAGCCACCACAACCAATAGTTCCCCCGGATTTTCCCCTCGACACACCTCCAAATCTCAGAACAACATTGCCTGATAGGCCTGTATCAGCAGGCAGGTCTCGCCCCAGCAGTGTCACCATGAAGGGAAACAGTTCTGAACCTCAAGCTTCAGCTCCTGTGTCAAGAAGACATTCTTCTCCGATTGTGAGTAGGGGGAGGTCTACAGAGCCTGCAGCGAGAACTCGCAGTTATGGCAGCACCAATGGCCACCATGCTGATGTTCCTGAGCCTAGGAAAGTCCAACATCCACCTGAAGTCGTTGCAAGGAGATCTGTTAGGGCCTCAACTACCACTGCTACAGACAACTCTGGGTTTGGGAGGACCATATCAAAGAAATCCTTAGATATGGCTATTAAGCACATG GATATAAGGAACGGCGCAGGAAATCATCGTTCGCTGTCAAACACAACACTCTTCCCTCAGAGCATTAGACCTTCGTCCACTCCCAAGAGCCACCGGGTTTCGAGTGCTCTGGCATCTGTCAACATGAATGGAACCACCCTGCATACCAATGGAGTCTCCAATCTGGATATTGGAAATGATGTTAACAGAATACATATGGTAAGAGGAAGAGAGGTGGATGAAAGACTATCCTCATCAAAACTTAGTAGTGAAGTCGACATTTACGAGAGTTCGCGTTACGATGCACTGTTGCTCAAAGAAGATTTGAAGAACACAAATTGGCTTCATAGTGCTGATGACAAATGTGATCAAGGTCCCATATTTGATAATGGATTTGAGCATTTGCCAGAGCCTTTTGGTCTCTTGTAG
- the LOC112797248 gene encoding protein RDM1, translating into MKRSFPWDEPDQNPDSSSNDIPLPIPSIDLTSQDILIRRAEMYQEYMKQIPIPSQRGSVIPFNSWMGLGKSMKQLYGQPLHYLTNVILKQWDQLRLNSKDEYTPLDNLIHPTKAEATIWLMEEVHRQTSSHFQIAERWKLDPMYNCSVDAIFPTLENAM; encoded by the exons ATGAAGAGGAGTTTTCCATGGGATGAGCCTGATCAGAATCCTGATTCTTCTTCCAACGACATTCCTCTCCCAATTCCCTCCATTGACCTCACCTCCCAAG ATATACTCATTAGACGGGCAGAAATGTATCAGGAGTACATGAAGCAGATACCAATACCAAGTCAACGAGGCTCTGTCATCCCGTTTAATTCATGGATGGGATTAGGCAAATCAATGAAGCAACTCTATGGGCAGCCTCTCCATTACCTCACAAATGTTATCCTTAAGCAATGGGATCAGTTGAGACTTAACAGCAAGGATGAATACACACCCTTAGACAACTTGATTCATCCGACCAAAGCCGAAGCCACCATCTGGCTCATGGAAGAAGTCCACCGACAGACCTCGTCGCATTTTCAGATTGCCGAACGCTGGAAGCTGGATCCAATGTACAATTGTTCTGTTGATGCCATTTTCCCGACTTTAGAGAATGCAATGTGA
- the LOC112797244 gene encoding pentatricopeptide repeat-containing protein At3g22690-like yields the protein MAAKALPPSSVGTSPAIQPPKPIATDLPSSPPSLKLIESCHSLTELKQLHCHFIKNGLSHSASQLNNLIAAYVDVGTHHSLDYARKSFDYFYEETAAVSLFACNSLLRGYASTGLCDQAILLYIHMAEMGVLPDKFTFPSLLSACSKVMAFAEGLQVHGALLKMGFEGNIFVRNSLIHFYAECGRVDLGRKVFDGMLERNVVSWTSLINGYVGRDLPKEAVSLFFEMVDTGIQPNPVTMVCVISACAKLKDLELGKKVSSYIGKLGVKLNAVMGNALVDMYMKCGDIDNASRIFYECVDRNLVMYNTIMSNYVQHGLPGEVLVVLREMLQQGPRPDKVTMLSTIAACAQLGDLFVGKSSHAYVLRNGLEGWENISNAIIDMYMKCGERESGCKVFEQMPNKTVVTWNSLIAGLVRDGDVELAWKIFDEMPESDLVSWNTMIGALVQVSMFQEAIELFREMQNQGIEADRVTMVAVASACGYLGALDLAKWVYTYIERNDIQIDKQLGTALVDMFSRCGDPQSALRVFTKMDKRDVSAWTAAIGVMAMEGNTKGAIELFNEMLNQGVRPDDVVFVALLTACSHGGSVDQGRQLFRSMKTTHGISPQIVHYGCMVDLLGRAGLLEEALDLIQCMPMEPNDVIWGSLVAACRKHNNVEMAQYAAEKITQLDPEKVGIHVLLSNIYASAGKWNEVARVRLQMKEKGIQKVPGSSSIEVHGLIHEFTSGDESHAEYTQIGLMLQEINCRLSKAGYVPDTTNVLLDVDEQEKEHLLSRHSEKLAMAYGLITTDQGAPIRVVKNLRMCSDCHSFAELVSKLYSRKIIVRDNNRYHFFRDGFCSCRGYW from the coding sequence ATGGCGGCGAAGGCCCTTCCTCCCTCTTCTGTGGGCACTTCCCCAGCTATCCAGCCTCCGAAACCCATCGCCACCGACCTACCGTCATCGCCGCCATCGCTAAAGCTTATTGAAAGTTGCCACAGCCTCACGGAGCTCAAGCAGTTACACTGCCACTTCATCAAGAATGGCCTTTCTCACAGCGCTTCTCAACTCAACAACCTCATCGCCGCTTACGTCGACGTGGGCACCCACCACAGCCTCGACTACGCTCGAAAATCTTTCGATTATTTCTATGAGGAAACAGCCGCGGTTTCCTTGTTCGCCTGCAACTCTCTCCTCAGAGGTTACGCTTCAACTGGCCTTTGCGACCAGGCTATCTTGCTTTACATTCACATGGCGGAGATGGGCGTTTTACCCGATAAGTTCACCTTCCCGTCCTTGCTGAGTGCGTGCTCCAAAGTTATGGCTTTTGCTGAGGGTCTTCAAGTTCATGGGGCGCTTCTTAAGATGGGTTTCGAGGGAAATATCTTCGTCAGAAACTCTCTCATACATTTCTACGCCGAATGCGGCAGAGTTGACTTGGGACGCAAGGTGTTTGATGGAATGCTTGAGAGAAATGTTGTGTCTTGGACTAGTTTGATCAATGGGTATGTTGGGAGGGACTTGCCTAAGGAAGCTGTTTCTCTGTTCTTTGAGATGGTTGATACTGGGATTCAACCCAATCCAGTTACCATGGTTTGTGTTATATCTGCTTGTGCCAAGTTGAAGGATCTTGAATTGGGGAAAAAAGTTTCTTCTTATATTGGTAAGTTGGGCGTGAAGCTTAATGCTGTCATGGGGAATGCACTCGTTGATATGTACATGAAATGTGGAGATATTGATAATGCAAGTAGAATTTTTTATGAATGTGTTGATAGGAATTTGGTTATGTACAATACGATCATGTCGAATTATGTCCAACATGGGCTGCCAGGTGAAGTGCTAGTAGTTTTGCGTGAAATGCTGCAACAGGGACCACGCCCAGATAAGGTAACAATGTTGTCTACAATTGCGGCCTGCGCGCAGTTAGGTGATCTATTTGTTGGGAAGTCGTCCCATGCTTATGTCTTAAGAAATGGACTTGAAGGTTGGGAAAATATTTCCAACGCCATCATCGACATGTACATGAAATGTGGTGAGAGAGAATCTGGGTGCAAAGTATTTGAGCAGATGCCAAACAAGACAGTGGTGACATGGAATTCGCTAATTGCTGGTTTGGTTAGGGATGGTGATGTGGAATTAGCTTGGAAAATCTTTGATGAGATGCCAGAGAGTGATCTTGTGTCTTGGAACACTATGATTGGTGCTTTGGTTCAAGTAAGCATGTTTCAGGAAGCGATTGAGCTATTCAGGGAGATGCAAAACCAGGGAATTGAAGCAGACAGAGTGACCATGGTTGCTGTTGCTTCTGCCTGTGGATATCTAGGAGCTCTTGATCTTGCTAAGTGGGTCTATACCTACATTGAGAGAAATGACATTCAGATTGACAAGCAGCTCGGCACAGCTTTGGTTGACATGTTTTCTAGGTGTGGTGATCCCCAGAGTGCTTTGCGTGTTTTCACGAAAATGGACAAACGGGATGTGTCAGCTTGGACTGCTGCCATCGGTGTTATGGCAATGGAAGGAAATACAAAGGGGGCTATTGAGCTTTTCAATGAGATGCTCAATCAAGGGGTTAGACCAGACGATGTTGTTTTTGTAGCATTATTGACTGCATGCAGCCATGGTGGCTCTGTGGACCAAGGTAGGCAACTTTTCAGGTCAATGAAGACAACTCATGGAATCAGTCCTCAGATTGTTCACTATGGATGTATGGTTGATTTGCTTGGTCGAGCTGGGTTGTTGGAAGAAGCTCTTGATCTTATACAATGTATGCCTATGGAACCTAATGATGTTATATGGGGCTCTCTTGTAGCTGCTTGTCGGAAACATAACAATGTCGAAATGGCACAATATGCAGCTGAGAAGATAACTCAACTGGACCCTGAAAAGGTTGGCATTCATGTGCTGTTATCCAACATATATGCATCAGCTGGAAAATGGAATGAAGTTGCAAGAGTGAGGCTGCAGATGAAAGAAAAAGGGATCCAGAAAGTGCCTGGATCAAGCTCAATAGAGGTTCATGGACTGATACACGAGTTTACCTCCGGCGATGAATCGCACGCAGAGTATACTCAAATTGGATTAATGCTACAGGAGATAAACTGCAGGCTAAGCAAGGCTGGATATGTCCCTGATACAACCAATGTCTTACTTGATGTTGATGAGCAGGAGAAAGAGCATTTGCTCAGCAGGCACAGTGAAAAACTAGCCATGGCTTATGGACTCATCACTACTGATCAAGGTGCACCCATAAGGGTTGTAAAAAATCTTAGAATGTGTTCCGATTGTCATTCATTTGCtgaattagtgtcaaaattataCAGTAGGAAAATCATTGTTAGAGATAATAATAGGTACCATTTTTTCAGGGATGGATTTTGTTCTTGTAGAGGTTATTGGTAA